A DNA window from Setaria viridis chromosome 2, Setaria_viridis_v4.0, whole genome shotgun sequence contains the following coding sequences:
- the LOC117842595 gene encoding uncharacterized protein, whose amino-acid sequence MPPPPLRVPPHLPDEVVEDILVRVPADDPARLLRSALTCKRWARLMANRGFRRRYRERYRGAPPVLGVLANLTLTGGVARFIPNPTCGFRPARDDLPGYRAHDARHGRVLLNRLPGTPAPHRDQESALAVWDPTTDQLRQLPLLKRPHQVLNWNAAVLCGADAGAACDHLDCHAGPFRVVFVGIDSERIFASVYSSEFGAWSDATSADHPGDDLDIASPGALAGNAIHFVFLRGTRVLKYDLGTRKMYHLRLPRMLAYGSRIVLMAMEDGKLGFAELWLQYTVLRLWSLELSPNGLDGAWVLGRSIELNKHLPADAFLPGSMPCVVAFADGAGIIFLKMIDGLYGLDLKSARATKISMASGFYDIVPFVSFYIPGNTT is encoded by the coding sequence atgccgccgccgccgctccgcgtgCCGCCGCACCTGCCGGACGAGGTCGTCGAGGACATCCTCGTCCGCGTCCCGGCCGACGACCCCGCGCGCCTCCTCCGCTCGGCGCTCACCTGCAAGCGCTGGGCGCGCCTCATGGCCAACCGCGGCTTCCGCCGCCGTTACCGCGAGCGCTACCGCGGCGCGCCCCCCGTGCTGGGGGTCCTCGCCAACCTCAccctcaccggcggcgtcgcccgATTCATCCCCAACCCCACCTGCGGCTTCCGCCCGGCCCGCGACGACCTCCCCGGCTACCGCGCGCACGacgcccgccacggccgcgtcctcctcaACAGGCTGCCGGGGACCCCCGCGCCCCACCGCGACCAGGAGTCCGCCCTCGCCGTCTGGGACCCCACCACCGACCAGCTCCGTCAGCTCCCCCTCCTGAAGCGGCCCCACCAGGTGCTCAACTGGAACGCCGCCGTGCTCTGCGgcgcggacgccggcgccgcctgcgACCACCTCGACTGCCACGCTGGTCCCTTCCGCGTCGTCTTCGTCGGCATCGACTCCGAGAGGATCTTCGCCAGCGTCTACTCCTCGGAGTTCGGCGCGTGGAGCGACGCGACCAGCGCCGACCACCCCGGCGACGACCTCGACATCGCCTCTCCCGGTGCTCTCGCCGGGAACGCGATCCACTTCGTGTTCCTCAGGGGGACCAGGGTCCTCAAGTACGATCTGGGCACGCGCAAGATGTACCATCTTCGCCTGCCGCGCATGCTCGCCTACGGCTCTCGCATCGTGCTCATGGCCATGGAGGACGGCAAGCTAGGGTTCGCGGAGCTGTGGCTGCAGTATACTGTGCTCAGGCTCTGGTCACTGGAGCTTTCTCCTAACGGGTTGGATGGAGCATGGGTGTTGGGCAGATCCATCGAGCTCAACAAGCACCTTCCTGCTGATGCCTTCCTCCCCGGGAGCATGCCATGTGTGGTTGCGTTTGCGGACGGCGCCGGCATCATCTTCCTGAAGATGATTGATGGGCTCTACGGTCTTGATCTCAAGTCTGCGCGGGCAACCAAGATTTCCATGGCCAGTGGCTTCTACGACATCGTTCCCTTTGTCAGCTTCTACATACCAGGTAACACCACTTGA